Proteins encoded within one genomic window of Komagataella phaffii GS115 chromosome 3, complete sequence:
- a CDS encoding Non-essential hydrolase involved in mRNA decapping — translation MPPIRDLLPGFEFEKILNSDPQTKSIVLLGKIDEQNAIVSLEKSHFQFNDLQLNSLFESDNGVIGQRIRDININDVYHWGMCLVDQDLETAPSAKINVIYPATETHLKKYAAQQYHLIKETPEAYQRIVEPYIKTMKGDRIQWVRNILFNNYEADKILLRDPDPKTGFVVLPDMKWDGDTLDSLYCVCIVNRGDISSVRDLNHSHVPWLKELNTSLRQTISKRYNIPRTQLRLFVHYQPSYYHFHIHIVNIRHPGLGDSIAAGKAILLEDIIENLDSGESKSYVSKTLHYVLGENHNLWNLGLKDHTV, via the coding sequence ATGCCCCCCATAAGGGATCTTTTGCCAGGTTTcgagtttgaaaagatccTCAATTCGGATCCACAGACAAAGTCTATTGTATTGCttggaaaaattgatgaacaaAACGCAATCGTATCATTAGAGAAGTCACATTTCCAATTCAACGATCTCCAACTAAATTCACTCTTTGAATCCGATAATGGTGTCATTGGCCAGCGGATCAGAGACATAAACATAAATGACGTCTATCATTGGGGAATGTGTCTTGTGGACCAAGACTTAGAAACGGCTCCTTCTGCAAAGATCAACGTAATTTACCCTGCAACTGAAACGCACTTGAAAAAGTACGCTGCCCAGCAGTACCACTTGATAAAAGAAACTCCAGAAGCATATCAACGAATTGTGGAGCCTTACATTAAAACAATGAAGGGAGATCGTATCCAGTGGGTTCGTAACATCCTCTTCAACAACTACGAAGCTGATAAAATCCTACTTAGAGATCCTGATCCAAAAACTGGATTCGTTGTATTACCGGACATGAAATGGGATGGGGATACGTTAGACTCTCTATACTGTGTTTGCATAGTTAACAGGGGAGATATTTCTTCTGTCAGAGATCTAAATCATTCCCATGTTCCTTGGCTCAAAGAACTGAACACATCCCTCCGACAAACAATCTCTAAACGATACAACATTCCAAGAACCCAGTTGAGACTTTTTGTCCACTACCAGCCATCATATTATCACTTCCATATTCACATTGTGAACATTAGACATCCAGGGTTGGGAGACAGTATTGCTGCAGGGAAGGCAATTTTACTAGAAgatatcattgaaaatttggacTCAGGCGAATCTAAAAGCTACGTTTCCAAGACTCTTCACTATGTACTCGGAGAAAACCATAATTTGTGGAATTTGGGTCTGAAGGACCATACTGTTTGA
- a CDS encoding Putative protein with similarity to the allantoate permease (Dal5p) — protein MTSQGSSEIKQEHAAVADSVNSSDDGFQVLTIINRETRETIVIKKDWTDAEEQRLVRKLDFIITPLIFFGFFLLQLDRGNIANAYTDVNLINMLELNNYRINIASALFSLGIVIFEIPFNVALQRVSPSVFLSFQIFAWSLVATLQSQFTNLAGFYVTRFLVGALEAGYIPGCLYFLSTWYKRSELGLRHTLFFYGNLTASATSGLIAAGILRDLSGVGGMSGWQWIFFVEGIVGVGFSFIFFAFLPDSAAHPAAFWNKRWFYFTKEEARILRDRIYVDDPAKSVSTRTTNHKDVWETFKKPIPWLHVLITISSMQTTAALSSYIPLIIRSMGFGVFESNARSSIPQWCSMVLILLLSISSKHIKPRGGSIAFVLIWQLAAQIALRELPASASPTARFTALCFLVTAVANGHILNTSWLSVNIKSPRERSIALAMLIMAANIGGICGGQILRDNDRPLYRKGFLALIILDVFSVLLVFFTIWYYHNLNRKLEKLHGKEELVDEEEEKEAETVESLHETVYVGFNTSEVMDKEEEENTFVRKPKYRYIP, from the coding sequence ATGACTAGTCAGGGTTCTTCTGAGATCAAGCAAGAACACGCAGCAGTAGCTGATTCGGTGAACTCTTCAGATGATGGATTTCAAGTTCTGACCATCATTAATAGAGAAACCCGTGAAACTATCGTTATCAAGAAGGACTGGACCGATGCAGAAGAGCAAAGACTCGTTCGTAAATTGGATTTCATTATAACTCCACtaatcttctttggatttttcCTTCTACAACTTGACAGAGGTAACATTGCAAATGCCTATACTGACGTTAACTTGATTAACATGTTGGAACTGAACAACTACCGAATTAATATTGCAAGTGCTTTATTCTCGTTAGGTAttgtcatttttgaaatccCATTCAACGTTGctcttcaaagagtcaGCCCTTCAGTGtttttgagttttcagatttttgCTTGGAGTTTGGTTGCgactcttcaaagtcagtTCACCAATTTGGCTGGATTCTATGTTACCAGATTTTTGGTGGGTGCCTTAGAAGCCGGCTATATCCCTGGTTGTCTTTATTTTCTCAGTACATGGTACAAGAGATCTGAACTAGGTTTAAGACATACTTTGTTTTTCTATGGTAATCTTACCGCCTCAGCTACCAGTGGATTAATTGCAGCCGGTATCTTGAGAGACCTCTCTGGTGTTGGTGGTATGAGTGGATGGCAAtggatcttctttgtcGAAGGAATAGTCGGTGTAGGATTTTCCTTTATATTTTTTGCATTTTTGCCTGATAGCGCTGCCCACCCTGCCGCATTTTGGAACAAAAGGTGGTTTTACttcaccaaagaggaaGCTAGAATCTTACGTGACAGAATCTACGTAGACGATCCTGCCAAGTCCGTGTCTACTAGGACAACTAACCACAAAGATGTTTGGGAAACTTTTAAGAAACCCATTCCTTGGTTGCATGTGTTAATCACAATTTCCTCTATGCAGACCACTGCTGCCCTGTCGAGTTATATTCCACTTATTATCAGATCTATGGGCTTTGGTGTATTTGAATCCAATGCCAGATCTTCCATTCCACAATGGTGTTCGATGGTACTGATTTTGCTTTTGAGTATCTCAAGTAAACACATCAAGCCCAGAGGTGGTTCGATTGCATTTGTGTTGATTTGGCAACTGGCTGCACAAATTGCTCTTAGAGAGCTTCCGGCTTCAGCCTCTCCCACCGCAAGGTTCACCGCCCTGTGTTTCCTGGTGACCGCTGTTGCCAATGGTCACATTTTGAATACCTCCTGGTTGAGTGTCAATATAAAAAGTCCTAGGGAGAGAAGTATTGCACTTGCTATGCTTATCATGGCCGCCAATATTGGTGGTATCTGTGGTGGTCAAATCTTGCGAGACAATGATAGACCCTTGTATAGAAAGGGATTCCTGGCTCTTATCATCTTAGACGTATTTTCTGTTTTGCTAGTGTTTTTCACCATTTGGTACTACCACAATCTGAAcagaaaacttgaaaagctACACGGAAAGGAAGAGCTAGTTgacgaagaggaagagaaggagGCAGAAACTGTCGAATCATTGCATGAAACGGTGTACGTTGGATTCAACACGTCTGAGGTCATGGAtaaggaggaagaagaaaacacTTTTGTCAGAAAGCCTAAGTACAGATATATTCCATAG
- a CDS encoding 6-phosphogluconate dehydrogenase (decarboxylating): MVEATGDIGLIGLAVMGQNLILNAADHGFTVVAYNRTVQKVDHFLANEAKGKSIIGAHSIEELVANLKRPRRIIILVKAGNPVDAFIQQLLPHLDQGDIIIDGGNSHFPDTNRRYEELKQKGIHFVGSGVSGGEEGARYGPSLMPGGAKEAWPHIKEIFQSIAAKTDGEPCCDWVGDAGAGHYVKMVHNGIEYGDMQLICEAYDLLKRVARLPDSEISKVFAKWNKGVLDSFLVEITRDILAYNDDDGKPLVEKILDSAGQKGTGKWTAINALDLGMPVTLIGEAVFARCLSAIKDERVRASKILSGPSVPENAITDKAKFIDDLEQALYASKIISYAQGFQLIREAAKEYKWDLNFPSIALMWRGGCIIRSVFLGEITAAYRENPDLENLLFHPFFNNAISKAQSGWRATLGKAIEFGIPTPAFSTALSFYDGYRSEKLPANLLQAQRDYFGAHTFKVLPEEANERLKVGDWIHINWTGKGGNVSASTYDA; this comes from the coding sequence ATGGTTGAAGCAACAGGAGATATTGGCCTTATTGGATTGGCCGTCATGGGTCAAAACCTGATTTTGAACGCCGCTGATCACGGTTTCACCGTCGTCGCTTACAACAGAACCGTGCAGAAAGTCGACCATTTTTTGGCCAACGAAGCCAAGGGAAAATCAATCATCGGTGCTCACTCCATTGAGGAATTGGTTGCCAATTTGAAGAGACCTAGAAGAATCATAATATTGGTCAAGGCTGGTAATCCCGTTGATGCCTTCATCCAACAATTGCTACCTCACTTGGACCAAGGAGATATCATCATTGATGGTGGTAACTCCCATTTCCCTGACACCAACCGTCGTTACGAGGAATTAAAGCAGAAAGGTATCCATTTTGTTGGATCCGGTGTCTCTGGAGGTGAGGAAGGTGCCAGATATGGTCCTTCTTTGATGCCAGGTGGTGCTAAAGAGGCATGGCCACACATCAAGgaaatctttcaatctATTGCAGCCAAAACTGATGGTGAGCCATGCTGTGACTGGGTTGGTGATGCCGGTGCAGGCCATTATGTCAAGATGGTCCACAATGGTATCGAATACGGTGACATGCAATTGATTTGTGAAGCCTACGACTTGTTGAAGCGTGTTGCCCGTCTGCCAGACAGTGAGATCTCTAAGGTATTTGCCAAGTGGAATAAGGGAGTCTTGGACTCTTTCTTGGTCGAGATTACCAGAGATATTTTGGCTTACAACGACGATGATGGAAAGCCACTTGTTGAGAAGATTCTGGACTCTGCTGGTCAAAAGGGTACCGGTAAGTGGACCGCTATCAACGCTTTGGACCTTGGTATGCCAGTTACCTTGATCGGTGAGGCCGTCTTTGCCAGATGCTTGTCAGCAATCAAGGACGAGAGAGTCAGAGCTTCTAAGATCCTCTCTGGTCCTTCTGTTCCTGAGAACGCTATTACTGATAAAGCCAAGTTCATTGACGACTTAGAACAGGCTTTGTACGCTTCCAAGATTATTTCCTACGCCCAAGgtttccaattgatcaGAGAGGCTGCCAAGGAGTACAAATGGGACTTAAACTTCCCATCCATTGCTCTTATGTGGAGAGGTGGATGTATCATCAGATCCGTTTTCTTGGGTGAGATCACTGCTGCTTACCGTGAGAACCCAGACTTGGAGAATTTGCTGTTCCacccattcttcaacaatgcCATTTCTAAGGCTCAAAGCGGATGGAGAGCAACTTTGGGTAAGGCTATTGAGTTTGGTATTCCAACCCCTGCCTTCTCCACTGCTCTGTCTTTCTATGACGGTTACAGATCGGAGAAGCTTCCAGCCAACTTGTTGCAAGCTCAAAGAGATTACTTCGGTGCCCACACTTTCAAGGTTCTTCCAGAAGAGGCAAATGAGAGACTCAAAGTTGGTGACTGGATCCACATCAACTGGACTGGAAAGGGAGGTAATGTTTCTGCCAGTACCTACGATGCTTAA
- a CDS encoding Coenzyme Q (ubiquinone) binding protein encodes MMAKRSRIQHFKSISWVSSRTFLNLGRLAQNSELKGNGQQYVVKKTFHQPKSVVYNVISNVDKYHEFIPYCEASFINSRDTKGEPTEAGLTVGFKSFDETFLCTLECQKDKQVIAKSITHSLFHNLLTEWNVTEASSSKTNVELILSYEFKSDLYNQVSALFASKVTSIMIKAFEKRAYTEHKQFCK; translated from the coding sequence ATGATGGCGAAGAGGTCTAGAATCCAGCATTTCAAAAGTATTTCATGGGTGAGTTCTAGAACGTTTTTGAACTTGGGCCGTTTAGCACAAAACTCTGAACTGAAAGGAAATGGACAGCAATACGTGGTTAAAAAAACGTTTCATCAGCCTAAAAGCGTTGTTTACAATGTTATTTCCAACGTCGACAAGTATCACGAGTTTATACCCTATTGTGAAGCAAGCTTTATCAACTCAAGAGACACCAAAGGTGAGCCTACAGAAGCGGGACTAACCGTTGGCTTCAAGTCATTTGACGAGACATTTCTCTGTACATTAGAATGTCAAAAGGACAAACAAGTCATTGCCAAGTCAATCACCCATTCCTTATTTCATAACCTTCTCACTGAGTGGAATGTCACCGAAGCTAGTTCCTCCAAGACAAACGTTGAATTGATCCTCAGCTATGAATTCAAAAGCGATCTCTACAACCAAGTCAGCGCATTATTTGCATCAAAAGTCACTTCAATCATGATAAAGGCATTTGAAAAGAGAGCCTATACTGAGCACAAACAATTTTGTAAATAG
- a CDS encoding RNA terminal phosphate cyclase-like protein, which yields MAKGQIITFQDHENFRLRLILSTLAGKPIKIEKIRSHELNPGLKDYEVSFLRLLEKVTNGSVIEISYTGTTVIYRPGIIIGGVLTHDCPVSKPVGYFIEYMLFLAPFSKEKFSIVFKGITSSKEDVGVDLLKWGFLPVMENFGVRECSIHTLKRGSPPLGGGEVHLLCNSLIAQPITIHALEINKISSIRGIAYCTRVSPSIVNRIVSSVRDVLRNTIGCEVNITTDVWRGETSGKSPGFGLTLFSESKKGKNWRYCIEDIGLARETPEDIGEATSYKFLELLENSGVIGRNQLPLALTYMTIGKEDIGRLKVHKSQIDAKLVTMLRDIKSVFNTQFLFKPSPEEAEEDYLVATVKGVGFTNTSKKVA from the coding sequence ATGGCTAAGGGACAAATAATCACTTTTCAGGACCATGAAAATTTTAGGTTACGGCTCATACTTTCCACTCTAGCTGGAAAACCaatcaaaattgaaaagataCGGTCACATGAATTGAATCCTGGTCTCAAAGATTATGAAGTTTCATTCCTAAGGCTCTTAGAAAAAGTCACAAACGGTTCAGTTATAGAGATTTCCTACACAGGTACCACAGTTATATACAGACCCGGAATAATTATAGGGGGGGTATTAACCCATGATTGTCCGGTTAGCAAGCCAGTGGGATATTTCATTGAGTACATGCTATTTCTGGCCCCATTTTCTAAGGAAAAATTCTCTATTGTATTTAAAGGTATAACTTCGTCAAAAGAAGATGTTGGAGTCGATCTATTGAAATGGGGTTTCTTGCCCGTGATGGAGAACTTTGGAGTCAGAGAGTGCAGTATACACACATTGAAAAGAGGATCTCCACCACTAGGAGGTGGTGAAGTACATCTCCTCTGCAACTCTTTAATAGCCCAGCCAATAACGATTCATGCTTTAGAAATCAACAAAATCTCGTCTATCAGAGGTATCGCCTACTGTACGAGAGTCAGTCCCAGTATCGTCAATAGAATTGTGAGCTCTGTAAGAGATGTGTTACGAAACACCATTGGATGTGAAGTCAATATCACAACGGATGTATGGAGGGGTGAAACTTCCGGAAAATCTCCTGGTTTTGGGTTGACATTATTTTCTGAATCTAAAAAGGGAAAGAACTGGAGATATTGCATCGAAGATATAGGTTTGGCCAGAGAAACGCCAGAAGATATCGGTGAAGCCACCAGTTATAAATTCTtggaacttttggaaaacagTGGAGTGATAGGAAGGAATCAATTACCATTGGCTTTGACGTATATGACGATTGGAAAGGAAGATATTGGTAGATTGAAAGTCCACAAAAGTCAAATCGATGCTAAATTGGTTACCATGTTAAGAGATATCAAAAGTGTTTTTAACACTCAATTCCTTTTCAAGCCCAGCCctgaagaagctgaagaagattatTTGGTGGCCACGGTAAAAGGTGTTGGCTTTACTAACACTTCCAAAAAAGTAGCATAA
- a CDS encoding Lysophospholipid acyltransferase, with amino-acid sequence MVQWVQDQIRYMAYSTGLDEESTKIVMCLLLSFPLSALFKRLPDNKYTLKNLVVIGVSFFYIFIILELKGGFVTLLISTTFTYLITKYLKSDLMPWFNLAFLMGHLCINHLKAQFWQAEYDPTKIDITGAQMVLVMKLSSFAWSYRDGKLLKRDPKAFQEKLNTYQRSRVVVEHPSILSFLGKRRKRMIPKSGRIAFAKVVQGAAWAAIWITSLNYITTDYLFTVEYQQKPLIVKGIVLTILGFTYRLKYYAVWLISEGCCILVGIGYNGYDASTGKFYWNRVQNIAPWEFETGQNVRTCLEAWNMNTNKWLKNFIYLRSAKNNKPGFLSTLLTFATSAFWHGTKPGYYLSFVSGAFYQTIGKIFRRNIRPIFTTKDAEPVTRYKTLYDIVSWTVTHLAFGYLVQPFVILEFKKSIKVWSSVYFFPHIAIGIILFAFKGPFSRSVTGFLRKYHLKSKGESETISAPKKDTITVHPNASDASLIPEYDNQEELNQPIILPEIDFSKEDYDELMNKIDELQKLRSSKDFSLIENEEKQALYEALDSLSKDIGKVMGNIRSFKND; translated from the exons ATGGTTCAGTGGGTGCAGGACCAGATTCGATACATGGCCTATTCGACTGGTCtggatgaagaatccaCAAAGATTGTCATGTGTTTGCTCTTAAGTTTCCCACTGAGTGCCCTCTTCAAACGACTTCCTGACAACAAATATACCCTGAAGAATCTAGTGGTCATTGGGGTGTCCTTCTTTTACatttttatcattttggAACTCAAAGGAGGATTTGTTACCCTCCTGATTAGCACCACTTTTACATACCTCATTACCAAATATCTGAAATCGGATTTGATGCCATGGTTCAACCTAGCATTTCTCATGGGTCATTTGTGTATCAATCATTTAAAGGCGCAATTTTGGCAAGCAGAGTATGATCCAACAAAGATTGACATCACAGGTGCTCAAATGGTACTTGTAATGAAGCTCTCTTCATTCGCTTGGTCATACCGTGATGGGAAACTCTTGAAACGTGATCCCAAAGCtttccaagagaaattgaatacATACCAGAGATCAAGAGTCGTTGTCGAACATCCCTCAATATTAAGCTTTCTGG gaaaaagaagaaagagaatgatcCCAAAAAGTGGCCGAATTGCTTTTGCTAAAGTAGTCCAAGGTGCTGCTTGGGCCGCAATTTGGATTACATCCCTCAACTACATCACAACTGATTATTTATTCACGGTAGAATACCAACAAAAGCCTCTGATAGTCAAAGGTATCGTGCTCACGATACTAGGATTCACCTATCGGTTGAAGTACTATGCAGTTTGGTTGATATCTGAAGGGTGCTGTAttcttgttggaattgGTTATAATGGTTACGATGCCTCGACAGGCAAGTTCTATTGGAACCGAGTGCAGAATATAGCTCCCTGGGAATTCGAAACTGGTCAAAACGTCCGCACATGTCTGGAAGCTTGGAACATGAATACTAATAAGTGGCTAAAGAATTTCATCTATTTGAGAAGTGCCAAGAACAACAAACCAGGGTTTCTATCTACTCTGTTAACCTTTGCTACTTCCGCTTTCTGGCATGGCACAAAACCAGGATACTACCTGAGCTTTGTATCGGGAGCTTTTTATCAAACGATAGGAAAAATCTTTAGAAGAAATATCCGACCAATATTTACCACTAAAGATGCTGAACCTGTCACTAGATATAAAACCTTGTATGATATCGTTAGTTGGACTGTTACTCATCTAGCTTTTGGATACTTGGTTCAACCATTCGTCATCCttgagttcaagaaatccaTCAAAGTTTGGAGCTCAGTATATTTCTTTCCTCACATCGCCATCGGAATAATATTATTTGCATTCAAGGGCCCATTTTCCAGAAGTGTCACAGGATTTTTGAGAAAGTACCATCTCAAGAGTAAAGGAGAATCTGAAACTATATCTGcaccaaagaaagacaCCATCACCGTGCATCCCAATGCATCAGATGCTTCTCTTATTCCTGAATATGACAATCAAGAAGAGCTTAACCAACCAATTATTCTTCCTGAAATTGACTTTTCTAAGGAAGATTATGATGAATTAATGAACAAGATTGACGAGCTACAGAAGCTCCGTTCCTCAAAAGACTTCTCGTTGATtgagaatgaagaaaagcaaGCTCTCTATGAAGCTCTGGACTCCTTGAGCAAGGATATCGGTAAAGTCATGGGGAACATTcgatctttcaaaaatgactAA
- a CDS encoding R-SNARE protein, translated as MVKSTLIFRNDGLPLSATVDDDQTQNLTEQKNQAKAIVNKVNSNSATEASIRSGNYTIHYLLRESIVFLVIVDKSFSRNLAFAYLQEIANEFINSHGNAALRSDTRPYQFVSFDSFMSKTKKLYQDSRTQSNLDHLNNELSDVKRIMTKNIEDLLYRGESLDDMSDLSYNLRAESKKYRKAARRINLEALIKQYVPVAMVGIFFVFIIWWIFLR; from the exons ATGGTAAAGTCCACCTTGATCTTTAGAAACGATG GCCTTCCTTTGTCAGCCACGGTGGATGATGACCAGACCCAAAATCTGACAGAACAAAAGAACCAAGCCAAAGCCATAGTAAACAAGGTTAACTCAAATTCTGCTACGGAGGCCAGCATCAGAAGTGGAAATTACACCATTCATTATCTCCTTAGAGAATCTATTGTATTCTTGGTGATCGTGGACAagtctttttcaagaaaccTTGCATTTGCATATTTGCAAGAGATTGCCAATGAATTTATCAACTCCCACGGGAACGCAGCATTAAGATCCGACACAAGACCATACCAGTTTGTGTCGTTTGACTCGTTTATGAGCAAGACCAAGAAATTGTACCAAGATTCCCGAACCCAATCGAACTTGGATCATTTGAATAATGAGCTTAGTGACGTGAAGCGCATTATGACTAAGAATATTGAAGATCTTTTATACCGTGGAGAGTCTTTGGATGATATGTCTGATCTCTCATACAATTTGAGAGCTGAATCAAAAAAGTATAGAAAAGCAGCTCGAAGAATCAATTTGGAGGCTCTGATAAAACAGTACGTTCCGGTTGCAATGGTGGGGATTTTCTTCGTATTTATAATATGGTGGATATTCTTGCGCTGA
- a CDS encoding Protein required for sorting proteins to the vacuole, which produces MSDSLFGSNILESEDPWAEPGAFSSNKLNSSEFKPDWHPSGTADLQTAEDPLVDPFKQEDVFIKSTFEEPTSSRSIEAVKSAEIDSELGEADVEIPNLWSDTVQEFNPLSPHNNSSNHMVTVKEIPEKQGLLFKHINYLVTHNIKFSGEYLKHAEQSTQNKKGEFKVIRRYSDFSWLLEILLKKYPFRMIPDLPPKKFSIGATSSSNDSLFLQKRRRGLQRFLNQIIHHPVLIKEPLVIMFLTVPNDFTNWKKIANIDTSDEFEGVKVRIPTRFRLTLDKLYLNDEAQESQEEYEEDRAGAAANEHAINLQTTFKNIEHVWEENPTNYHNKDFMDNINLITVNLGKIHEIWTKLCILVERSERREHALALDKAKFGDFLGIFIKHNHTVYDLNNLANPKIIKHQRPNEEQQNLGIINNILLSVTNLTKKSKELKDEEVKIIGSDILESAQMLTG; this is translated from the exons ATGTCAGATAGCTTGTTTGGTTCGAACATTTTGGAGTCAGAGGATCCTTGGGCAGAGCCAGGGGCATTCTCTAGTAACAAACTAAATTCAAGTGAATTTAAGCCAGATTGGCATCCAAGTGGTACCGCCGACTTGCAAACAGCTGAGGATCCCTTAGTTGATCCGTTTAAGCAGGAGGATGTCTTTATTaaatcaacttttgaagaacctACTAGTAGTAGATCCATAGAAGCTGTTAAATCAGCTGAAATTGACTCGGAACTGGGCGAAGcagatgttgaaattcCCAATCTTTGGAGTGATACCGTCCAGGAGTTTAATCCACTATCACCACATAACAACTCCAGCAATCATATGGTCACAGTGAAAGAAATCCCAGAAAAACAAGGGTTGCTCTTTAAACACATCAATTACTTGGTAACTCATAATATCAAATTTTCTGGTGAATATTTAAAGCATGCTGAGCAAAGTAcccaaaacaaaaaaggtGAATTCAAGGTGATTCGACGATATAGTGATTTCAGTTGGCTATTGGAAATCctcttgaaaaaataccCATTTAGAATGATCCCAGATCTTCCTCCCAAAAAATTTAGCA TAGGCGCTACGTCATCTTCGAACGATTCTCTGTTTTtacaaaaaagaagaagggGTTTGCAAAGATTCCTAAACCAGATTATTCATCATCCTGTTTTGATTAAGGAGCCGCTAGTGATAATGTTCTTGACTGTGCCTAATGATTTTACaaactggaagaaaatTGCAAACATTGACACTAGTGACGAGTTTGAAGGAGTTAAAGTAAGAATTCCTACGCGTTTCAGATTGACTCTTGACAAACTGTATCTGAATGACGAGGCTCAAGAAAGTCAAGAAGAGTATGAGGAGGATCGTGCCGGGGCCGCAGCCAATGAGCATGCTATCAATTTACAGACaactttcaagaatattGAGCACGTTTGGGAAGAGAATCCAACTAATTATCACAATAAAGACTTCATGGATAATATCAACCTAATCACAGTAAACTTGGGCAAAATACATGAAATCTGGACTAAACTTTGTATTCTCGTTGAAAGGTCTGAAAGAAGAGAGCATGCTCTAGCTTTGGATAAAGCTAAGTTTGGTGATTTTCTGGGaattttcatcaaacaCAACCATACAGTTTATGATTTGAATAATCTTGCCAATCCAAAAATCATCAAACATCAACGTCCGAACGAAGAACAACAGAATCTGGGAATCATAAACAACATCCTACTTTCAGTGACCAACTTaaccaaaaaatcaaaagaactAAAAGATGAGGAGGTAAAGATTATTGGCTCTGATATTTTGGAGTC GGCTCAGATGTTGACAGGCTAA
- a CDS encoding TFIID subunit (48 kDa), whose amino-acid sequence MSSTPDGSTPVDSGKRTSDQIDVGEYKRVKVERGNRSETVDSGLIDMSNSVGASLDIPTPDQLNPTNTGVQTPSLHQPGESISAHSLSLPGETSVGGSTGISRENTPQVRPDVSVSQSSSQLHQRNESFPGLSVSKSTTSLNKDTMFDNRKRLLGNNGANPNGQKSSDPEKLSDALTAAGVDLKEEESLLSQSTVIQQSRRQLSTLSSFLHPVHLATFMRRVMENNGLRNYVDHDTELLSYMSSACEGFMAGILTDSVILANHRKRPIKSKLKHSTTPRSDVSKVLRDIATKQKEREEQRVQKRVTLDIEGQEDDGKSKQDNEEVLHRAANATAMMMTSKSKKKKYSWMNADSGAQGGKTNSVLARGDSGIRYRDAREEPGLVLRDLLGALEGRRMCVANTVVKGYARMND is encoded by the coding sequence aTGTCATCGACTCCAGATGGGTCAACTCCAGTGGATAGTGGAAAGAGAACATCGGATCAAATTGACGTTGGGGAATATAAACGTGTTAAAGTAGAGCGAGGCAATCGTTCTGAAACCGTTGATTCGGGGCTGATTGACATGAGCAATTCTGTTGGAGCGTCGTTAGATATTCCCACTCctgatcaattgaatccAACAAACACTGGAGTTCAGACCCCCTCATTGCACCAGCCAGGCGAATCAATCTCAGCACATTCTCTCTCGCTTCCAGGAGAGACAAGTGTGGGCGGCTCGACAGGTATTAGCAGGGAAAATACCCCTCAAGTTAGACCGGACGTTTCTGTCTCACAAAGTTCATCACAGTTACATCAAAGGAATGAGTCGTTCCCTGGGTTAAGTGTCAGCAAGAGTACTacatctttgaataaaGATACCATGTTTGACAATCGCAAACGACTTTTGGGAAATAATGGAGCTAACCCCAATGGACAGAAATCCTCAGATCCAGAAAAATTATCTGACGCATTGACTGCAGCAGGTGTAGACCTGAAAGAGGAGGAGAGTCTGTTATCTCAATCTACTGTGATACAACAAAGTAGGAGACAATTGAGTACACTGAGTTCATTCCTTCACCCAGTGCATCTAGCAACTTTTATGAGAAGAGTCATGGAGAACAACGGACTAAGAAACTATGTGGACCATGACACGGAGCTTTTATCCTACATGTCCTCTGCGTGCGAAGGATTCATGGCCGGCATCTTGACAGATTCTGTTATCCTTGCGAATCATCGCAAGCGACCTATCAAATCTAAATTAAAACACTCCACTACTCCTAGATCTGACGtgtcaaaagttttgagagACATAGCAACAAAGcaaaaagagagagaagaaCAGCGGGTGCAGAAGAGAGTTACGTTGGACATTGAGGGACAAGAAGATGATGGGAAATCTAAGCAGGATAATGAGGAAGTCTTACACCGAGCTGCCAATGCCACAGCCATGATGATGActtccaaatcaaaaaagaaaaagtatAGCTGGATGAATGCTGACTCAGGCGCACAGGGTGGTAAAACGAACTCCGTTCTTGCCAGAGGAGACTCCGGTATTCGCTATAGAGATGCCAGGGAAGAGCCCGGGCTTGTTCTCAGAGACTTATTAGGAGCATTAGAAGGTAGACGGATGTGTGTTGCCAACACTGTAGTCAAAGGATATGCCAGAATGAACGATTAA